The following proteins come from a genomic window of Paenibacillus swuensis:
- a CDS encoding Ig-like domain-containing protein, with protein sequence MMRNRKIGFLAVIMIGVVSWFAWDAYQSKNWIAHTYPADGATKVPRDVKITADWKGSRVNMLGIPVRYANEPDKYIPGATTANQQGISFKPEQELAPGREVVVTVEAGRRHHTFTFTTAEN encoded by the coding sequence ATGATGCGTAACAGGAAAATCGGATTTCTTGCAGTCATTATGATTGGAGTTGTAAGTTGGTTTGCATGGGATGCATATCAGTCGAAGAATTGGATCGCTCACACATATCCAGCTGACGGAGCGACCAAAGTTCCAAGAGATGTAAAGATCACGGCGGATTGGAAGGGATCGCGAGTGAACATGCTGGGCATACCTGTTCGTTACGCGAATGAACCCGATAAGTATATTCCGGGGGCTACCACTGCAAATCAGCAAGGGATCTCCTTTAAGCCGGAACAGGAGCTGGCGCCCGGGCGTGAAGTGGTTGTTACGGTGGAAGCGGGAAGACGGCATCATACTTTTACATTTACTACGGCAGAGAATTGA
- a CDS encoding NAD-dependent epimerase/dehydratase family protein, producing the protein MADQLSKVLIFGGTRFFGKRLVERLLDQGCDVTIATRGTTPDDFGDRVTRLQLDREDRAALLKATEGKSWDVVYDNICYSPGSAADACDAFAGGKVKRYIFTSTLSVYEFGAGARREHDFDPYTYPVKLRGKDDFTFGEGKPLKEAVYNYAEGKRLAEAVFMRQADFPVCAVRFPIVLGTDDYTLRMQFHMNRVRDGVPIGIPNPDARMSFIRSDEAANFLLWLKDQDVSGPFNACASGSISVGGVIRLIEDELGRSAQTAATVEDSANNSPFGVPDDWYMDTTKAAEAGYQFTHLDAWLRALITELNGSTVKG; encoded by the coding sequence ATGGCAGATCAGTTGAGTAAGGTGTTGATTTTCGGAGGAACCCGTTTTTTTGGCAAAAGATTGGTGGAACGCCTGTTAGATCAAGGATGCGACGTGACCATCGCAACCCGGGGAACGACGCCGGATGATTTCGGTGACCGTGTAACCCGGTTGCAGCTGGACCGTGAGGACCGTGCGGCATTGCTGAAAGCTACAGAGGGCAAGAGCTGGGATGTTGTATATGACAATATATGCTACTCACCCGGGTCTGCGGCGGATGCTTGCGATGCGTTTGCGGGCGGGAAGGTGAAACGCTACATTTTTACCTCGACACTATCCGTTTATGAGTTCGGTGCCGGGGCGCGGCGCGAGCATGATTTTGACCCTTATACATATCCTGTGAAGCTCCGCGGGAAAGACGATTTCACCTTTGGGGAAGGCAAACCCTTGAAGGAAGCCGTTTATAACTATGCGGAAGGCAAGCGTCTGGCGGAGGCCGTGTTTATGCGACAAGCCGACTTTCCAGTCTGCGCTGTGCGTTTTCCCATCGTGCTGGGTACAGATGATTACACGCTGCGTATGCAATTTCATATGAACCGTGTGCGGGACGGTGTGCCGATCGGTATCCCGAATCCGGATGCGCGAATGTCCTTCATTCGTTCGGATGAAGCGGCAAATTTCCTCTTGTGGCTGAAAGATCAGGACGTTAGCGGGCCGTTCAACGCCTGTGCTTCCGGTTCGATTTCCGTGGGCGGAGTGATTCGGTTGATCGAGGACGAGCTGGGGCGATCCGCACAGACGGCCGCAACCGTGGAGGATTCGGCCAACAACTCCCCGTTCGGCGTGCCGGACGACTGGTATATGGACACGACGAAAGCCGCTGAGGCCGGTTATCAATTTACACATCTGGATGCATGGTTGAGGGCGCTGATTACGGAATTGAACGGGTCGACTGTGAAAGGTTGA
- a CDS encoding TVP38/TMEM64 family protein gives MTKKLLILSYFILIVAAIAYREPIVTWLSQEEEVQLLPITLLAILLGLVPVIPFGVIAAVIGAKFGFLAGGLLNVFASTAAAVIMFAIVRYVMANAARSRISRSAKLSELTAKFETRPFLPLLFARLIPILPAQAINTYAAISRMSFLTFLTATVIGKVPVMITFAIVGDQLFSNWRNAVIVLTVYVVFLLMVWFIYRRWRE, from the coding sequence GTGACCAAAAAGCTGTTGATCTTAAGCTATTTCATTTTGATTGTTGCGGCTATTGCCTATAGGGAGCCGATTGTAACTTGGCTAAGCCAGGAGGAAGAAGTTCAGTTGCTGCCCATCACCCTGTTGGCGATTCTTCTTGGACTGGTACCCGTTATTCCGTTCGGTGTGATCGCTGCGGTAATTGGGGCTAAGTTCGGCTTCCTTGCGGGCGGTTTGTTGAATGTGTTCGCATCCACTGCCGCGGCGGTCATCATGTTCGCGATTGTACGCTACGTTATGGCGAATGCTGCCCGGAGCAGAATTTCCCGTTCTGCGAAGTTGTCCGAGCTTACGGCGAAATTCGAAACAAGACCCTTCCTACCGTTGCTGTTCGCCAGACTAATTCCAATTCTCCCGGCCCAGGCCATCAATACGTACGCGGCAATCAGCCGAATGTCGTTCCTGACGTTCCTGACTGCTACGGTTATTGGAAAGGTGCCGGTGATGATCACGTTCGCCATTGTCGGAGATCAGCTATTTAGCAATTGGCGTAACGCGGTCATTGTCCTGACGGTGTATGTTGTGTTTCTGCTCATGGTCTGGTTCATTTATCGTCGATGGCGGGAGTAA
- a CDS encoding heavy metal translocating P-type ATPase: MEEQNKQTTLQITGMTCAACATRIEKGLNKTPGVHKATVNLALETATVEYSEAEVNVEGMILKVDKLGYGAKLKENQSDQDATKLQEISSHKRKLLISAVLSLPLLWAMVSHFSFTSWIYLPEFLMNPWVQLALATPVQFGVGLPFYISAYKALRNRSANMDVLVALGTSAAYFYSLYLTLDWAGSGEGHHMPSLYYETSAILITLIILGKYFESLAKGRTSGAIKKLMSLGAKNALILRDGQELHVPIEDVIVGDVVIVKPGEKIPVDGEVIDGASTVDESMLTGESLPVDKKAGDRVIGATVNKNGRLRIKAVQVGSKTALAQIIKVVEDAQGSKAPIQRVADRISGIFVPIVVGIAVVTFLVWYFAVEPGVFASALEKAIAVLVIACPCALGLATPTSIMAGSGRAAEFGILFKGGEHLESLHQVQTVVLDKTGTITKGKPELTDVIVHQADLDETYMLQLVAAAEKSSEHPLAEAIVEGVQARGIEIGAATDFEAVPGYGIKATVEGKEVLVGTRRLLEQNKVMFAEAVKKAEQLELSGKTAMFIAIDGQFAGLVAVADTIKETSREAVRRLREMNIDVIMMTGDNQRTAEAIAKQAGIQRVLAEVLPEGKANEVRKLQEAGRKVAMVGDGINDAPALATSDIGIAIGTGTDIAIEAADVTLMRGDLNSIPEAIMMSRRTMANIKQNLFWALAYNMLGIPIAAAGFLAPWVAGAAMALSSVSVVLNALRLQRVKL, encoded by the coding sequence ATGGAAGAGCAGAATAAGCAAACGACGCTGCAAATTACGGGAATGACCTGCGCAGCCTGCGCTACGAGAATCGAGAAGGGGCTGAACAAGACGCCCGGCGTGCATAAAGCCACAGTTAACCTAGCGCTGGAAACGGCAACCGTGGAGTACAGTGAAGCCGAAGTTAACGTGGAAGGGATGATTCTTAAAGTAGATAAGCTAGGTTACGGAGCCAAGCTGAAAGAAAATCAATCCGACCAAGACGCAACTAAACTTCAAGAAATTTCCTCGCATAAGCGAAAGCTTCTTATATCCGCTGTATTGTCCTTGCCGCTGTTATGGGCCATGGTTTCCCACTTCTCCTTTACCTCATGGATTTACCTGCCTGAATTCCTGATGAACCCATGGGTACAGCTGGCTTTGGCTACACCGGTTCAGTTCGGGGTGGGTCTCCCGTTCTACATCAGCGCTTATAAAGCGCTACGCAACCGAAGCGCGAATATGGATGTGCTGGTGGCGCTCGGGACATCGGCCGCCTACTTCTACAGCCTGTATCTGACGCTGGATTGGGCGGGGAGCGGGGAGGGCCATCATATGCCTTCGCTTTATTACGAAACGAGTGCAATCCTTATTACCTTGATTATTCTGGGGAAATACTTCGAATCGCTGGCTAAAGGCAGAACTTCGGGAGCGATCAAGAAGCTGATGAGCCTTGGGGCGAAGAACGCGCTGATCCTCCGGGACGGGCAGGAGCTGCATGTGCCTATAGAAGATGTGATCGTTGGGGATGTTGTGATCGTCAAACCGGGCGAGAAGATTCCAGTAGACGGTGAAGTGATAGACGGCGCTTCGACTGTGGATGAATCCATGCTGACAGGCGAGAGTCTGCCCGTGGATAAGAAAGCGGGAGATCGTGTGATCGGCGCAACCGTGAATAAGAACGGCCGACTCCGCATTAAAGCTGTCCAGGTAGGCTCCAAAACGGCATTGGCGCAGATCATTAAAGTGGTGGAGGATGCCCAAGGCTCCAAAGCACCCATTCAGAGAGTCGCGGATCGCATTTCCGGTATTTTTGTTCCCATCGTGGTCGGCATTGCTGTAGTTACTTTCCTGGTGTGGTATTTTGCTGTTGAACCCGGCGTGTTCGCTTCGGCACTGGAGAAAGCTATTGCTGTGCTTGTGATCGCATGCCCTTGCGCGCTTGGATTGGCTACGCCTACCTCGATTATGGCGGGGTCCGGCCGGGCGGCGGAGTTCGGGATTTTGTTCAAAGGCGGGGAACATCTGGAGAGCTTGCACCAAGTTCAAACCGTGGTTTTGGACAAAACAGGAACGATCACCAAAGGCAAACCGGAGCTGACAGATGTAATTGTGCACCAGGCGGATCTGGACGAAACATACATGCTTCAACTAGTCGCTGCGGCTGAGAAATCTTCCGAGCATCCTTTGGCGGAGGCGATTGTGGAAGGAGTTCAGGCAAGGGGCATCGAGATTGGGGCTGCGACTGATTTTGAGGCAGTGCCGGGTTACGGAATAAAGGCGACTGTAGAGGGCAAAGAGGTTCTGGTAGGAACGCGCAGATTATTGGAGCAAAATAAGGTCATGTTCGCCGAAGCTGTTAAGAAGGCAGAGCAGCTTGAGTTATCGGGCAAAACAGCCATGTTCATCGCGATTGACGGACAATTCGCCGGATTGGTCGCTGTTGCGGATACGATCAAGGAGACGTCCAGAGAAGCGGTCCGCCGCCTTCGCGAAATGAACATCGATGTCATTATGATGACCGGAGACAATCAGCGAACCGCTGAGGCCATCGCCAAACAAGCAGGCATCCAACGCGTGCTGGCGGAAGTGCTGCCGGAAGGGAAAGCGAATGAAGTTCGCAAGCTTCAGGAAGCCGGGCGTAAAGTAGCCATGGTGGGCGACGGTATCAACGATGCGCCGGCGTTGGCCACCTCGGATATCGGGATTGCCATTGGAACAGGAACGGATATTGCGATAGAAGCAGCTGACGTTACGTTAATGCGGGGGGACCTGAACAGTATCCCGGAAGCGATCATGATGAGCCGCCGAACGATGGCTAACATTAAACAGAACTTGTTCTGGGCACTTGCCTACAATATGCTGGGTATACCGATTGCCGCGGCGGGATTCCTTGCCCCGTGGGTGGCCGGCGCGGCCATGGCGCTGAGCTCGGTATCCGTTGTTCTGAACGCGCTGCGTTTGCAACGGGTTAAACTTTAA
- a CDS encoding copper ion binding protein: protein MQTVKLKVEGMSCNHCVNSVEKAVKEAGATATVDLASNTVSVEFEESKVTLETIKEAIEEQGYDIV, encoded by the coding sequence ATGCAAACGGTAAAATTGAAGGTAGAAGGTATGTCTTGCAACCATTGTGTAAATTCGGTGGAGAAAGCGGTTAAAGAAGCAGGCGCAACGGCAACTGTTGATCTTGCAAGCAACACGGTGTCCGTGGAATTTGAAGAATCGAAGGTTACGCTGGAAACCATTAAAGAAGCGATTGAGGAACAAGGTTACGACATCGTTTAA
- a CDS encoding metal-sensitive transcriptional regulator, whose translation MEPNDMKDHCGTERKSHHSDKTKANLVSRLNRIEGQIRGVKGMIEKDTYCDDVLNQLASIQSALNGVGKLLLENHMKTCVTERLHAGEDEVIDELLTTIQKLMK comes from the coding sequence ATGGAACCCAACGACATGAAAGATCACTGCGGTACAGAACGCAAGAGCCATCATTCGGACAAAACCAAGGCCAATCTGGTATCCCGACTAAATCGGATCGAAGGACAGATTCGCGGGGTGAAAGGCATGATTGAGAAGGATACGTATTGCGATGATGTCCTGAATCAGCTTGCATCCATCCAATCTGCCCTGAACGGCGTAGGTAAACTGTTATTAGAGAATCATATGAAAACCTGTGTGACCGAGCGATTGCATGCCGGCGAAGACGAAGTCATTGATGAGCTGTTAACTACGATACAGAAACTGATGAAATAA
- a CDS encoding aminotransferase-like domain-containing protein encodes MRKYAQIICDMEERIQQGFWKPGDKLTSIRTLSADYNCSMNTVIKAYSELERKHRIYAVPNSGYYVVEGGSTGAVDNGNTSRIDFLSAGPDKEAMPYRDFQHCMNQAIERYQEEMFTYSEPQGLYSLRQQLARHLQDLQVFTVPERIWVVSGSQQALNLFVSLPFPNGRTNICLEQPTHMSFIQSVQHHDVEAYGIEVSGAGVDLERLEHIFAHHQIKFFYMVSRFHNPTGHSYTNEDKRRIVELARQYDVYIIEDDYMGDLDVNLKQDPLYAYEPSGRVIYVKSFSKVMLPGLRLGLAVLPEAMNESFRRAKFAADLHTPLLMQGALEIYLKSGMFQAHIQRMRELYRGKAILLQEAYKKHLPAVSALYSEALSGFYSTIELPRGIKAKELIQHLMQENVEVDEVEKMFLPAFAKDTMIRISVSQVREDLIEQGIRNIAEGIRGLCERKHEVVVFK; translated from the coding sequence ATGAGAAAATATGCGCAGATTATATGTGATATGGAGGAACGCATACAGCAGGGTTTCTGGAAACCAGGCGACAAGCTGACGTCAATCCGAACGCTGTCCGCCGACTACAATTGCAGCATGAACACCGTAATCAAAGCCTACAGTGAGTTGGAACGTAAACACCGAATCTACGCGGTTCCGAACAGCGGTTACTACGTTGTGGAGGGCGGTTCAACCGGAGCCGTTGACAACGGGAACACCAGCCGAATTGACTTCCTCTCAGCCGGTCCGGACAAGGAGGCGATGCCTTATCGGGATTTCCAGCATTGTATGAATCAGGCAATTGAACGGTATCAAGAGGAGATGTTTACATATTCCGAGCCTCAGGGACTGTATTCATTACGTCAGCAGCTTGCCCGTCATTTGCAGGATCTACAGGTGTTTACCGTGCCTGAACGGATCTGGGTGGTATCGGGCTCTCAGCAAGCGTTGAACCTCTTCGTCTCTCTTCCGTTTCCGAATGGCCGAACGAACATTTGTCTCGAGCAGCCTACTCACATGAGCTTTATTCAATCCGTTCAACATCATGATGTGGAGGCGTACGGCATTGAGGTTTCGGGCGCGGGGGTCGATTTGGAGCGGTTGGAGCATATTTTTGCACATCATCAGATCAAGTTTTTCTATATGGTTTCACGGTTCCACAACCCTACCGGGCACAGCTACACGAATGAGGACAAACGCAGAATCGTCGAGCTCGCCCGCCAGTATGACGTCTACATCATTGAAGATGATTATATGGGAGACTTGGATGTGAATTTGAAGCAGGATCCTCTATATGCGTACGAACCTTCGGGCCGGGTCATTTATGTCAAAAGCTTCTCGAAAGTCATGCTGCCAGGACTCCGCCTCGGGCTTGCGGTTCTGCCTGAAGCGATGAACGAATCATTCCGGCGGGCCAAGTTTGCCGCGGATTTACATACGCCTTTGCTGATGCAAGGCGCGCTCGAAATCTATCTGAAAAGCGGCATGTTCCAAGCTCATATTCAACGAATGAGAGAGTTGTACAGGGGGAAAGCTATTCTTTTACAAGAGGCTTATAAGAAGCATTTGCCTGCTGTGTCCGCTCTCTATTCGGAAGCATTATCCGGGTTTTATTCCACCATTGAGCTGCCTCGCGGGATCAAAGCCAAGGAACTTATTCAACACCTGATGCAAGAAAATGTGGAAGTGGATGAGGTGGAGAAGATGTTCCTGCCGGCATTCGCTAAAGATACGATGATTCGCATCAGTGTTTCTCAAGTACGTGAGGATTTGATTGAGCAGGGGATTCGCAACATAGCGGAGGGGATCAGGGGGTTGTGTGAGAGAAAGCATGAGGTAGTGGTGTTTAAGTGA
- the blaOXA gene encoding class D beta-lactamase translates to MKKVNLMILMLISLLVVSVIHPVSSNAGNAESKRLQVDHLFQTTDGTIVIKNLRTDKTYTYNPERSETRYTPESSFKIPNALIGLEEQAVADEYEVKRWDGVVRAFETWNRDHSLASAMRQSAIWFYQDLARYIGPVAMQRHVDEMQYGNRDISGGIDTFWLNSSLKISAREQVDFIEDLVEETLPVQKQHMKTVKRMMIAEEQDEYTVHGKTGTRLSDMGLGWFVGYVETDKDTWVFATNVDSSGTVARNITMDCLEDLFLSTNAQEIAGNL, encoded by the coding sequence ATGAAAAAGGTAAACTTGATGATCTTGATGTTGATTTCCCTCTTAGTGGTAAGCGTAATTCATCCGGTTTCTTCGAATGCCGGCAACGCCGAATCCAAGAGGCTTCAGGTCGATCATTTGTTCCAAACTACGGATGGTACCATCGTAATCAAGAATCTCAGAACGGACAAGACCTATACGTATAACCCGGAACGAAGCGAGACGCGATACACACCGGAATCTTCTTTCAAAATCCCCAATGCTCTAATCGGTCTGGAGGAACAAGCGGTAGCGGACGAATACGAGGTGAAACGGTGGGACGGTGTCGTGCGGGCGTTTGAGACCTGGAACAGGGATCACTCGTTAGCCTCCGCCATGCGGCAATCAGCGATCTGGTTTTATCAGGATCTGGCGCGGTATATCGGGCCTGTTGCCATGCAGCGGCATGTGGATGAGATGCAGTATGGTAACCGAGATATTTCCGGGGGAATCGATACTTTTTGGCTTAACAGCAGTTTGAAAATATCCGCACGAGAACAGGTAGACTTTATCGAAGATCTGGTCGAAGAAACGCTCCCTGTTCAGAAACAGCATATGAAGACGGTGAAGAGAATGATGATCGCGGAAGAGCAGGATGAGTACACGGTTCACGGCAAAACAGGTACCAGACTATCCGACATGGGCCTCGGCTGGTTTGTCGGTTATGTGGAAACAGACAAGGACACTTGGGTGTTTGCGACCAATGTGGACAGCAGCGGGACGGTGGCGAGGAATATTACGATGGATTGTTTGGAAGACCTATTTTTGAGTACAAATGCACAGGAAATAGCAGGAAACCTTTGA
- the wrbA gene encoding NAD(P)H:quinone oxidoreductase — protein sequence MSKILIVYYSAHGHVFEMAKAVAKGAEGVQGTEVRIVKVPEFDAVKEAMSKDDVYIQSQKKQADIPEVTHEDLKWADGILWGVPTRYGIMPSQMKSVLEAAGSLWQSGALEGKPTGVFTSTGSIHGGQETTAVTTFIALMHFGMIYVGLPYGENPEQLTTEGIGGSPYAASTVAGPKDERQTTEPEFTMAGRLGARVAKVAEALRGLNS from the coding sequence ATGAGCAAAATACTAATCGTCTACTACAGCGCCCACGGGCACGTATTTGAAATGGCCAAAGCGGTCGCCAAAGGGGCCGAAGGCGTCCAAGGAACGGAAGTTCGCATCGTGAAGGTGCCCGAGTTTGATGCCGTGAAGGAAGCTATGTCGAAGGATGATGTGTATATCCAATCTCAGAAGAAGCAAGCGGATATACCGGAGGTAACGCATGAGGATTTGAAGTGGGCTGACGGGATATTGTGGGGCGTACCTACGCGCTATGGTATCATGCCTTCCCAGATGAAAAGTGTGTTGGAGGCCGCTGGTTCGCTATGGCAATCCGGCGCGTTGGAAGGCAAGCCTACAGGTGTATTCACTTCAACAGGCTCCATCCACGGAGGACAGGAAACGACGGCGGTGACAACGTTTATCGCTTTGATGCATTTTGGCATGATCTATGTGGGGCTGCCGTACGGCGAGAATCCGGAGCAGCTCACCACCGAAGGCATCGGCGGATCTCCTTATGCGGCTTCTACAGTGGCGGGTCCGAAAGACGAGCGCCAAACGACGGAACCGGAGTTCACCATGGCCGGCCGTCTGGGCGCGCGCGTGGCGAAAGTGGCCGAGGCATTGCGCGGATTGAACAGCTAA